The following nucleotide sequence is from Chloroherpetonaceae bacterium.
TTTTGTTTTGCCTGTAGAGTTGCCACACGGCAAGGTTCTTGTTGCATTCTGGCACGGCAAGATGCTAACGGGTTGGCTGGCGGCGCGTAGTGTGCTCCGCACGCTGAATGCAGGTCCTATCTATGCTGTCGTAAGTCTTTCCAAAGATGGTGAAATTCTGGCGCAGGCATTAGCCACGCTAGGCTTTCACTTGATTCGTGGCTCCAGCTCTCGCGGCAAAGAGCAAGTGAGAGCTGCTATTCAGTCAGCGCTGCGTGAAGGGGCAGCCGTTGTCATCACGCCTGATGGTCCGCGCGGCCCAAGTCGTCGTTTCAAATACGGCTCGCTTCGCCTTGCCGCTATGCACCAAGCCCCTCTGCTTTTCCTTGCTATCACCCATCGTAGCAAGTGGACGCTGCGAAGCTGGGACGCCTTTGAGATTCCTAAGCCGTTTTCCAAAGTTGAGCTTACGGCGCACTGCATTGAGGTGCCAGCCTTCGAGACCGAAGACGCTCTTCAGCACTTTGCACATCAGCTTTCTACGCAGTTTGCCTAAGGGGCAGCAAGACGAAGGGAATCTCCTGCTTTGCTTTTTTGTTCGGTAGCGCAAAAGCGTCCTGAGTATGCCGCAATCTGACGACATTCGCGCCGATAATACCGTTGCCCTTCAAGCTGCACCGAAGGGCTTTGTGCATCACGTCAATGAATACACCTTTGTGGTGGAGCGCCCCATTGAGAAGGTGTGGAATTGGCTGAACAGCCCCGAGACTTTTACCGACAGCCAAATTTTTCCTTGGCGGGTTGAGTTTGTCTCA
It contains:
- a CDS encoding DUF374 domain-containing protein, whose translation is MRHFLHRFLLPLLMRVLYATLRKSFVLPVELPHGKVLVAFWHGKMLTGWLAARSVLRTLNAGPIYAVVSLSKDGEILAQALATLGFHLIRGSSSRGKEQVRAAIQSALREGAAVVITPDGPRGPSRRFKYGSLRLAAMHQAPLLFLAITHRSKWTLRSWDAFEIPKPFSKVELTAHCIEVPAFETEDALQHFAHQLSTQFA